The sequence TTCCATTCTCTGTTTGCTTGCAAAAATCTGTGTACGCGGTAAGGTTGAGCTGAAAATCGATGGAAATATACTCGATGAGAATGAACAGGAAAAGGCACTGAGAAATACACACACCAATGGAAATGTGGTATTGGAACCTCAGGAAGAATTTACAGCTTCTCAAATTCGGGCGTTAAAAGAGTTTTACGAAGACTTCTTTGATTCTCCTGCTTCATCCAAAGAAGCCAAAGCTCTGGGAAAGGAAACTGAAGAGGCATTTAGAAATCTGTTAAAAGATCTCTATCCCCTCACTGGTCAGACATCGCAATATCTCTTTCTGACTAATCTGTCAGCGGTTGTTGAGGAGCTGAAAGAAGCCGAAGGAAAACCCTATACCTGGTTTCTGAAGGAACTTGTCCGAAAGAATGATCATCTGTTGGATCTGAAAGAAGGGATAATCGATCCCATCAGAAAGTTCATGGCCGGTCCGCAAAAAGAAATTTACGATGCAGCCAGAGAGCTTCTCATAAATCAGAAACCCAACCTCGAATATGGTTTTACTGAATCAGCTGAAATAATTACAGCTATACTGCATGATACGGAGTGTTACAAAGGGAATAAAATCCAACAGCTTAAGGTAAATGTGGAAGAGCTGAAAGCAGGAATAAATGAAAAACTGCAAACAGAGATAAGTAAAGCGGTTCATGTTTTTCAGGCATTACTAATTCGATTCAAAGGGATGGATGAATTTCAACAGCTTCCGGAAGATAGGAAAAATCAGTTGATTGAATCTTTTTCTTCCTTTCAGAATTCCCTGAAATCAAAGGAATTGATAGCGGGAATCAGGGATTCCTTAAGAAGATTTGAAGAAGGTGAATATTCCCGATTACTATCCTCCCTATCAAAGCCCGAAGAGCCAACCGGTGGTTCTGCATCTCCAACAGAAGATAGTTCAGAAACACCAGATGCAATTCAAATCCAACCACAAGTCATCTCCAGAAGATCAATCCTTGTAGATTTTGATAAGGCCTGGTTGGCAGATGAGGGGGATGTGGAGAGTTATCTCGACGCCCTGCGAAAGGCGCTATTAGAAGAAATTAAAAAGGGGAAAAGGATTCAGATATGATCACAAACCTGACTCTTAAGAACTTCACAGTATTCCAAGACTCGTCCATTGATTTTTCCGCCAAGATCAATGTTATCATTGGCGAAAACGGTACTGGGAAAAGCCATCTACTAAAGGCCGCTTACAGTCTTTGTTCAGCAAATAATGGTCTAAGTAATCAAGATGAAGTATCGGACAAAGAAATAAGAGAGGCTGTAACGAATAAGCTTCTCAATGTCTTTCTCCCTCCTGATCGGAAGCTTGGAAAAATGCGCAAGATAGGGGTGGCTGAAGATGCCAGGATACGAGCCAGTTTTAATTCCGGTAACGGGATCGCACTGAAATTTCACTCGAATTCAAAATCAATAACAGTAGAAGAGAATAGAGATTATGAGCACTATAGCTGGAGTCCTATCTTTATTCCCACGAAAGAAATCCTGACATTTCTGAGTGGTTTCGGAAACATCAAGATTGATACGAGTGTCCTCAAACTCATGTTCGATGAAACCTATTTTGATTTGGCAACCAAACTTCTCAATATTTCTGACCAGGAGCCGCGAGAAAAGGAAGAGTGGTTGCTCGAGAGCCTCGTGAACAAAATGGAAGGACGATTTTCTTTGGACGATGGAGAAATGTCGTTTCAACCTGGGACCTACATTGAATATGCCGGCGGAAAGGCAAAGGATGGTAAACTTACCTATTTTTCTCAGCAAAGAAAAGATGTATTCAGCCCTAATATGATGGCAGAAGGATTTCGTAAATTGGGTGTATTACAAGGGCTACTGCAAAATTGCTCACTCATTCCTGGAGTTTCAGGTCCACTCTTCTGGGATGAGCCAGAGTCAAATCTGAATCCACAGCTGATGAAACTGCTCGTACAATCAATATTGGAGCTATCCCGTAGCAATCAGCAAATAATTCTGGCAACCCATGACTATGTACTGCTTAAGTGGTTAGATCTTCTTATGGATGAAGGGAAAGGAGACCATGTGCGCTTTCATTCCTTACACCATGATAAAGAATCTAATAATATCAAAATTCAATCTGATGATGATTACCGACAGCTGAACAGTAATGCTATCGCTAATACATTCAGTGATCTTTATGATGAAGAGATCAAGCGCTCTTTGGGAGGTGCTTGATGACAGTATTAGTTGAGAATGATCTGGAATTTGACTTTAGTCCGGCCATAGAAGCGATCAACTTTGATGATGATGCCTTACACAATCCCAGCACAATTAAGAGAGTCGACTTCATTGCAGAGTTTGATGATCGTTTCATATTTCTCGAAGTCAAAGATCCTGATATTCCTGGTTCAAGCAACCCCGAGGCTTTTAAAAAAAAACTATTAACCGGAAATCTCATACCAAATTTGGCTGCAAAGTATAGGGACAGCTATTGGTTCCGTAGCCATAGTGGTAATATAACGAAACGCATCTACTATGTAGTGTTGATATCAATGGCCAGTCTTGAGCCAGCTTTGTTGCTGTCAAAACAGGATCAATTGAAGCAGTCTTTGCCTCTCACCCATAAAGACTGGTCAGCCCCCTGTGCCGCAGGTTGCGTAATTTTGAATCTGGATCAGTATAAAAAACAGTTCGGTTCAAATTCAGTCCGGCGTTTGAGTGCAGGAGGTAAATGATGGAAACACTAAAACTAAAACGATTTGCCCAGTTCGCCCGACGCAGCCTGATAGAACAGGTCTCCACCAAGCTGAAACTGATCCTTTCAGAGAACAGCTCTGCCCGCCGTGAAAGACCCGAAACCATAAAAAAGCTGGAAGAAACAATTCAAAATAGTGATAAGGAACAAATCATCGAGCGGGTGGCATACATCTGGTTCAACCGCTTCTGTGCCCTGCGCTTTATGGAT is a genomic window of Oceanispirochaeta sp. M1 containing:
- a CDS encoding ATP/GTP-binding protein encodes the protein MITNLTLKNFTVFQDSSIDFSAKINVIIGENGTGKSHLLKAAYSLCSANNGLSNQDEVSDKEIREAVTNKLLNVFLPPDRKLGKMRKIGVAEDARIRASFNSGNGIALKFHSNSKSITVEENRDYEHYSWSPIFIPTKEILTFLSGFGNIKIDTSVLKLMFDETYFDLATKLLNISDQEPREKEEWLLESLVNKMEGRFSLDDGEMSFQPGTYIEYAGGKAKDGKLTYFSQQRKDVFSPNMMAEGFRKLGVLQGLLQNCSLIPGVSGPLFWDEPESNLNPQLMKLLVQSILELSRSNQQIILATHDYVLLKWLDLLMDEGKGDHVRFHSLHHDKESNNIKIQSDDDYRQLNSNAIANTFSDLYDEEIKRSLGGA